CCCAGATGCGCGGCGCCGTGCGCACCGTCGAAGAAGCCATCAAGACCGGCGACCGCGCCGCCGCCGCGAAAGCGCTGGCCGCTGCCGAGCCGGCGCTGATGCGCGCCGCCCAGCGCAACATCATTCACAAGAACAACGCCAGCCGCAAAGTCTCGCGCCTCACCGCGCAGATCGCCAAGCTTGCCAAGTAAGCGCGTCAAGGAAGCTCACCACGCAAGCTCGCGCTCGCTAGGCGAGTTCGTCGCGCGACCCGATCACCTCATCCGATCGGTTGAAGCGAACATCGCAAGTCTCGATCAGCCCGGCTTTCACGCCGGGCTTTTTGTTGGCTGTCACAATTCACGCTTGCAGTCTCTTCACGCTCGCAGTCTTTG
This genomic interval from Bradyrhizobium guangzhouense contains the following:
- the rpsT gene encoding 30S ribosomal protein S20; this translates as MANTTSAKKATRKIARRTAVNKSRRTQMRGAVRTVEEAIKTGDRAAAAKALAAAEPALMRAAQRNIIHKNNASRKVSRLTAQIAKLAK